A portion of the Diceros bicornis minor isolate mBicDic1 chromosome 20, mDicBic1.mat.cur, whole genome shotgun sequence genome contains these proteins:
- the SH3BP5L gene encoding SH3 domain-binding protein 5-like isoform X2 encodes MAELRQVPGGRETPQGELRPEVVEDEVPRSSVTEEPGGEGSNSSEAKLSPREEEELDPRIQEARTTYRRILQESARKLNTQGSHLGSCIEKARPYYEARRLAKEAQQETQKAALRYERAVSMHNAAREMVFVAEQGVMADKNRLDPTWQEMLNHATCKVNEAEEERLRGEREHQRVTRLCQQAEARVQALQKTLRRAIGKSRPYFELKAQFSQILEEHKAKVTELEQQVAQAKTRYSVALRNLEQISEQIHARRRGLPPHPPGQRRSSPVGAEAGPDGGEDGDSGIIEGAEGGGLEEGGSLGPGPAPDTDTLSLLSLRTVASDLQKCDSVEHLRGLSDHASLDGQELGPRSGGHWGTDGRGRGGRHQRSISL; translated from the exons ATGGCTGAACTCAGGCAGGTTCCAGGGGGGCGAGAAACCCCGCAGGGGGAGCTTCGACCTGAGGTTGTAGAGGATGAAGTCCCTCGGAGCTCAGTCACAGAGGAGCCCGGAGGAGAGGGAAGCAACAGCAGTGAGGCCAAATTGTCcccaagagaagaggaagaactgGATCCTAGAATACAG GAGGCCAGGACCACCTATCGGAGGATCCTGCAGGAGTCGGCGAGGAAGCTGAATACGCAGGGCTCCCACTTGGGGAGCTGCATTGAGAAGGCCCGGCCCTACTATGAGGCTCGACGGCTGGCTAAGGAG GCACAGCAGGAGACTCAGAAGGCAGCACTGCGATACGAGCGGGCCGTCAGCATGCACAATGCCGCCCGGGAGATGGTGTTTGTAGCTGAGCAGGGTGTCATGGCTGACAAGAACCGGCTGGACCCTACGTGGCAGGAGATGCTCAACCACGCCACGTGCAAG GTGAACGAGGCAGAGGAGGAGCGGCTTCGTGGCGAGCGGGAACACCAGCGGGTGACGCGGCTGTGCCAGCAGGCTGAGGCTCGGGTCCAGGCCCTGCAGAAGACCCTCCGGCGGGCCATTGGCAAGAGCCGCCCATACTTTGAGCTCAAGGCCCAATTCAGCCAGATCCTGGAG GAGCACAAGGCCAAGGTGACAGAGCTGGAGCAGCAGGTGGCCCAGGCAAAGACGCGCTACTCAGTCGCCTTGCGCAACCTGGAGCAGATCAGCGAGCAGATTCATGCACGGCGCCGGGGCCTGCCACCTCATCCCCCGGGCCAGCGGCGCTCCTcccctgtgggggctgaggctGGGCCTGATGGTGGCGAGGACGGGGACAGTGGGATCATCGAGGGGGCCGAGGGTGGAGGGCTGGAGGAGGGCGGCAGCCTGGGACCTGGCCCGGCCCCTGACACGGACACACTGAGCCTGCTGAGCCTGCGCACCGTGGCCTCAGACCTGCAGAAGTGTGACTCTGTGGAGCACCTGCGGGGCCTCTCGGACCATGCCAGTCTGGATGGCCAGGAGCTGGGTCCGCGCAGTGGGGGGCACTGGGGCACTGACGGCAGGGGCCGTGGGGGCCGCCACCAGCGCAGCATTAGCCTGTAG
- the SH3BP5L gene encoding SH3 domain-binding protein 5-like isoform X1, whose protein sequence is MAELRQVPGGRETPQGELRPEVVEDEVPRSSVTEEPGGEGSNSSEAKLSPREEEELDPRIQEELEHLNQASEEINQVELQLDEARTTYRRILQESARKLNTQGSHLGSCIEKARPYYEARRLAKEAQQETQKAALRYERAVSMHNAAREMVFVAEQGVMADKNRLDPTWQEMLNHATCKVNEAEEERLRGEREHQRVTRLCQQAEARVQALQKTLRRAIGKSRPYFELKAQFSQILEEHKAKVTELEQQVAQAKTRYSVALRNLEQISEQIHARRRGLPPHPPGQRRSSPVGAEAGPDGGEDGDSGIIEGAEGGGLEEGGSLGPGPAPDTDTLSLLSLRTVASDLQKCDSVEHLRGLSDHASLDGQELGPRSGGHWGTDGRGRGGRHQRSISL, encoded by the exons ATGGCTGAACTCAGGCAGGTTCCAGGGGGGCGAGAAACCCCGCAGGGGGAGCTTCGACCTGAGGTTGTAGAGGATGAAGTCCCTCGGAGCTCAGTCACAGAGGAGCCCGGAGGAGAGGGAAGCAACAGCAGTGAGGCCAAATTGTCcccaagagaagaggaagaactgGATCCTAGAATACAG GAGGAGCTGGAGCATCTGAACCAGGCCAGCGAGGAGATCAACCAGGTGGAGCTGCAGCTAGAT GAGGCCAGGACCACCTATCGGAGGATCCTGCAGGAGTCGGCGAGGAAGCTGAATACGCAGGGCTCCCACTTGGGGAGCTGCATTGAGAAGGCCCGGCCCTACTATGAGGCTCGACGGCTGGCTAAGGAG GCACAGCAGGAGACTCAGAAGGCAGCACTGCGATACGAGCGGGCCGTCAGCATGCACAATGCCGCCCGGGAGATGGTGTTTGTAGCTGAGCAGGGTGTCATGGCTGACAAGAACCGGCTGGACCCTACGTGGCAGGAGATGCTCAACCACGCCACGTGCAAG GTGAACGAGGCAGAGGAGGAGCGGCTTCGTGGCGAGCGGGAACACCAGCGGGTGACGCGGCTGTGCCAGCAGGCTGAGGCTCGGGTCCAGGCCCTGCAGAAGACCCTCCGGCGGGCCATTGGCAAGAGCCGCCCATACTTTGAGCTCAAGGCCCAATTCAGCCAGATCCTGGAG GAGCACAAGGCCAAGGTGACAGAGCTGGAGCAGCAGGTGGCCCAGGCAAAGACGCGCTACTCAGTCGCCTTGCGCAACCTGGAGCAGATCAGCGAGCAGATTCATGCACGGCGCCGGGGCCTGCCACCTCATCCCCCGGGCCAGCGGCGCTCCTcccctgtgggggctgaggctGGGCCTGATGGTGGCGAGGACGGGGACAGTGGGATCATCGAGGGGGCCGAGGGTGGAGGGCTGGAGGAGGGCGGCAGCCTGGGACCTGGCCCGGCCCCTGACACGGACACACTGAGCCTGCTGAGCCTGCGCACCGTGGCCTCAGACCTGCAGAAGTGTGACTCTGTGGAGCACCTGCGGGGCCTCTCGGACCATGCCAGTCTGGATGGCCAGGAGCTGGGTCCGCGCAGTGGGGGGCACTGGGGCACTGACGGCAGGGGCCGTGGGGGCCGCCACCAGCGCAGCATTAGCCTGTAG
- the ZNF672 gene encoding zinc finger protein 672 → MFAASEAAAAAGRPYACSECGKSFRYSTVLLRHQRAHGGDSCFRCLDCGERCARAADLRAHRRTHAGQTLYICSECGRSFRHSSRLDQHQSAHRQHSRSCPCRACGRRFPHLPALLLHRRRWHPPERPSRCPLCSRTFRQSALSFHQARAHPWGTPVPPADRLHRCAQCPRAFRSSTALRCHERVHAAQSPGSSTSQQPRAPDTHQCGVCGKIFCKSATLTRHLQTHSGEKPFKCPECGKGFLESATLVRHQRTHTGEKPYACGDCGRCFSESSTLLRHRRSHQGQRPHACTTCGKGFGQRSDLVVHQRIHTGERPFPCPECGRRFSDRSDLTKHRRTHTGEKPYRCELCGKLFTCVSNLNVHRRNHAGHKPHKCPECGKAFSVASKLALHRKTHLGERPAECAECGKCFSHSRSLSQHQRAHTRARTTAATQVPAGAALIFAGQAGQEKPELFVSQLRETC, encoded by the coding sequence ATGTTCGCTGCATCagaggcggcggcggccgcgggcAGGCCTTACGCGTGCAGTGAGTGCGGCAAGAGCTTCCGCTATAGTACGGTGCTGCTGCGGCACCAGCGCGCCCACGGCGGAGACAGCTGCTTCCGTTGCCTAGACTGCGGCGAGCGCTGCGCACGGGCTGCCGACCTCcgagcacaccgacgcacccaTGCCGGCCAGACGCTGTACATCTGTAGCGAGTGCGGCCGGAGCTTCCGCCACAGCAGCCGCCTCGACCAGCACCAGAGTGCGCACAGACAGCACAGCCGCTCCTGCCCCTGCCGCGCCTGCGGCCGCCGCTTCCCACacctcccagctctgctgctgcaCCGGCGCCGCTGGCACCCACCTGAGCGGCCCAGCCGCTGCCCGCTGTGCTCCCGCACCTTCCGCCAGAGTGCACTGTCCTTCCACCAGGCGAGGGCGCACCCGTGGGGGACACCTGTCCCGCCCGCCGACCGGCTCCACCGCTGCGCACAGTGCCCGCGGGCGTTCCGCAGCAGCACCGCCCTGCGGTGCCATGAGCGCGTCCATGCAGCCCAGAGCCCTGGCAGCTCCACATCCCAGCAGCCACGTGCTCCAGACACACACCAGTGCGGTGTGTGCGGCAAGATCTTCTGCAAGAGCGCCACACTAACACGACACCTGCAGACGCACTCAGGCGAGAAGCCTTTCAAATGCCCGGAGTGCGGCAAGGGCTTCTTGGAGAGCGCCACGCTGGTGCGCCATCAGCGCACACACACGGGCGAGAAGCCCTACGCTTGCGGCGACTGCGGGCGCTGCTTCAGCGAGAGCTCCACACTGCTGCGCCACAGGCGCAGCCACCAGGGCCAGCGGCCGCACGCATGCACCACCTGTGGCAAGGGCTTTGGGCAGCGCTCCGACCTGGTGGTGCACCAGCGCATCCACACTGGCGAGAGGCCTTTCCCGTGTCCCGAGTGCGGTCGCCGCTTCAGCGACCGCTCAGACCTCACCAAGCACCGGCGCACGCACACGGGCGAGAAGCCCTACCGCTGTGAATTGTGTGGGAAGCTCTTCACGTGTGTGTCCAACCTCAATGTGCACCGGCGCAACCACGCCGGCCACAAGCCCCACAAGTGCCCCGAGTGTGGCAAGGCCTTCAGCGTGGCCTCCAAGCTGGCGCTGCACCGCAAGACACACCTGGGCGAGCGGCCAGCAGAATGTGCTGAGTGTGGCAAATGCTTCAGCCACAGCCGCTCGCTGTCGCAGCACCAGCGGGCCCACACACGTGCTCGCACCACCGCTGCCACCCAGGTCCCCGCAGGAGCTGCCCTCATCTTTGCCGGGCAGGCAGGACAGGAAAAGCCGGAACTTTTTGTGTCCCAGTTGAGGGAGACTTGCTGA